A genomic window from Anthocerotibacter panamensis C109 includes:
- a CDS encoding type I restriction-modification system subunit M yields the protein MQNHSEIAEFLWKIADLIKDDYEAKDYEDVILPFTLLRRLDCVLHPTRQAVREAADKYKAVPEQTRNALLMRTAGQKFYNTSEYSLDELIRRPNDIKDNFSAYLLGFSTNVKDILYNFSGGEEKGLSPIYETLVRKRLILKITQAFSGVDLSPENVDNHGMGTIFEYLIRKFKEASNEAAGQFYTPRDIIRLMVKLMFEPDRTKLARERLVGIYDPACGTGGMLTIAKEYLLGGINPQLEVYLYGQELNEKTYAIAKADMLMKGEDPENLKRENTLSRDLLPGKQFNYMLSNPPFGKDWKNIREEIEAENKMGVAGRYSPGLPDVGDGAMLFLLHKLSKMAPQGSKVALIFNGSPLFNGDAGSGPSNIRKHVLENDWLDAIVALPNDLFYNTGIATYIWLLNNHKPFERYGKVQLINATSSAFYTMLRRNLGKKRVEISEDQATAILGIYDAFDDSKLSKIFDTDDFGYTKVCVERPLRLRYDLTEEQRQRLQLDATVLRLKDNRAEQLATVLDKLTQEAPWKDDTKFFAILDNALPWKLTANLVKVLRATLGERDEAAEPVLNIDGQQVPDSELRDFENVPLKEDIDAYFAREVLPHVPDAWMDRSKDKVGYEISFTKYFYEYTPLRSTTEIAAELLALDEETENLLREIVKG from the coding sequence ATGCAGAACCATTCCGAAATTGCTGAGTTCCTCTGGAAAATCGCTGACCTGATCAAAGACGACTATGAAGCCAAGGATTACGAGGATGTGATCCTACCCTTCACGCTGTTGCGCCGCCTTGACTGCGTACTGCATCCTACAAGGCAAGCGGTGCGCGAAGCGGCGGACAAATATAAGGCTGTCCCAGAACAGACGCGCAACGCCCTACTCATGAGAACCGCTGGGCAGAAGTTTTACAACACGTCTGAATACTCGCTGGATGAACTGATCCGCCGCCCCAACGATATCAAGGATAATTTCTCGGCGTATTTGCTTGGTTTCTCAACCAACGTAAAGGATATTCTCTATAATTTCTCGGGTGGCGAAGAAAAAGGGCTCTCTCCTATTTATGAGACGCTGGTCCGCAAACGGCTCATTTTGAAAATTACTCAGGCGTTTTCTGGGGTTGACCTTTCGCCGGAGAATGTGGACAACCATGGCATGGGGACTATTTTTGAATATCTGATCCGCAAGTTCAAAGAAGCCAGCAACGAGGCTGCAGGGCAGTTCTACACGCCACGGGATATTATTCGCTTGATGGTGAAGCTCATGTTTGAGCCTGACCGGACGAAGCTGGCGCGGGAACGTCTAGTTGGCATTTATGACCCGGCTTGTGGTACGGGGGGGATGCTCACCATTGCCAAGGAATACTTGCTGGGTGGCATCAACCCGCAGCTTGAGGTTTATCTCTATGGTCAGGAGTTGAACGAAAAGACTTACGCTATTGCCAAAGCGGATATGTTGATGAAGGGTGAAGACCCGGAGAATCTCAAGCGCGAGAACACGCTCAGCCGCGATCTATTACCGGGTAAACAGTTTAACTACATGCTTTCTAATCCGCCTTTTGGTAAGGACTGGAAGAATATCCGCGAAGAGATCGAAGCTGAAAACAAAATGGGCGTAGCGGGCCGCTATAGTCCTGGTTTGCCAGATGTGGGCGATGGGGCGATGTTATTTTTGTTGCATAAGTTGAGCAAGATGGCCCCGCAGGGATCTAAGGTTGCGCTTATCTTTAATGGATCTCCACTGTTTAATGGGGATGCGGGGAGTGGTCCGAGTAATATTCGCAAACATGTTCTAGAAAATGACTGGCTAGATGCTATTGTTGCTTTGCCTAATGATCTTTTTTATAACACGGGCATTGCTACTTATATCTGGTTGCTCAACAATCACAAGCCTTTTGAACGTTATGGTAAGGTGCAGCTAATCAATGCTACGAGTTCAGCTTTTTATACGATGTTGCGGCGAAATCTGGGGAAAAAGCGGGTGGAGATCAGCGAGGATCAAGCCACGGCTATTCTGGGTATTTATGATGCTTTTGATGATAGTAAATTGAGCAAGATTTTTGATACGGATGATTTTGGCTATACCAAGGTATGTGTTGAGCGTCCGCTCCGTCTGCGTTATGACCTGACGGAGGAACAACGCCAGCGCTTACAACTAGATGCTACGGTACTCAGGCTCAAGGATAACCGGGCTGAGCAGCTTGCTACGGTGTTGGACAAATTGACGCAAGAGGCTCCGTGGAAGGATGACACGAAGTTTTTTGCGATCTTGGATAATGCTTTACCCTGGAAGCTCACGGCTAATCTGGTGAAGGTGCTCCGTGCTACGTTGGGCGAGAGGGATGAAGCGGCTGAGCCGGTCTTAAATATTGACGGTCAGCAGGTGCCGGATAGTGAGTTACGCGATTTTGAGAATGTGCCGCTCAAGGAGGATATTGATGCCTACTTTGCGCGGGAGGTGTTGCCTCATGTGCCGGATGCTTGGATGGATCGCAGTAAAGACAAGGTAGGTTATGAGATCAGTTTTACCAAGTATTTCTACGAATACACGCCGTTGCGATCTACTACCGAAATCGCGGCTGAATTGTTGGCGTTGGATGAGGAGACGGAAAACCTGTTGCGGGAGATCGTCAAGGGATGA
- the lpdA gene encoding dihydrolipoyl dehydrogenase, whose product MSFDFDLLIVGAGVGGHGAALQAAARGLKTAIVEYREMGGTCINRGCIPSKALLAAVGTLRRFTHAESLGISIGPVSFDRTKIAGHAEQVVTKIRSDLTRSLDKLKVTTLQGKARVVAPQQVEVATVEGPQTFTARDIIIATGSLPFVPPGIQTDGRTVFTSDEAVRLDWIPEHLCIIGSGYIGLEFSDVFTALGSQVTMIEALDRLLPGFDPDIARLAERILLKPRNITTHIKTLAREVHPGTPVRIVLGDGRELKADAVLVATGRIPLTRELGLEHVGVDLDRRGFIPVDDRMATPVPHLWAIGDATGKMMLAHTASAQGAVAVDNISGHPRTIDYRAIPAAVFTHPEIGSVGLTEPQAKDAGYPVATVRSYFGGNSKAIAQNETDGVCKLVWDKDTGILLGAHILGPEASLLVAECAQAIAMHATVQDLARIVHTHPTLSEVLEEAYKRASGV is encoded by the coding sequence GTGAGTTTTGACTTTGATCTGCTGATTGTCGGGGCGGGCGTAGGGGGACACGGAGCGGCCCTTCAGGCAGCCGCTCGGGGTCTCAAAACAGCCATTGTCGAATATCGGGAGATGGGCGGGACTTGCATCAACCGGGGATGTATTCCTTCTAAAGCCCTCCTGGCAGCAGTCGGAACCTTGCGTAGGTTCACGCACGCTGAATCCCTAGGCATTAGTATCGGGCCGGTGAGCTTTGACCGGACCAAGATTGCCGGTCATGCCGAACAAGTGGTCACCAAGATCCGCAGCGACCTCACCCGCAGTCTGGACAAGCTCAAAGTCACCACCTTGCAGGGAAAAGCCCGTGTGGTGGCTCCCCAACAGGTAGAAGTCGCCACAGTGGAGGGTCCGCAAACCTTCACAGCCCGAGATATTATCATTGCCACTGGCTCCCTACCTTTTGTCCCACCGGGTATCCAAACCGATGGGAGAACCGTCTTTACCTCAGATGAAGCGGTGCGCTTGGACTGGATTCCCGAGCATCTGTGCATTATCGGGTCGGGGTATATCGGTCTGGAGTTCTCCGATGTGTTTACCGCTCTGGGCAGTCAGGTCACGATGATCGAAGCGCTAGACCGCCTGCTGCCGGGATTTGACCCGGACATCGCCCGTCTGGCTGAGCGCATCTTACTCAAACCCCGCAATATTACGACCCATATCAAAACCCTGGCGCGAGAAGTCCATCCCGGTACTCCTGTACGTATTGTCCTAGGCGATGGGCGAGAGCTCAAAGCGGACGCGGTTTTGGTCGCCACCGGGCGCATTCCACTGACCCGAGAACTGGGGCTGGAGCACGTCGGCGTGGATCTAGACCGCCGGGGCTTTATTCCGGTCGATGACCGCATGGCGACCCCGGTCCCCCATCTTTGGGCGATAGGAGATGCAACAGGCAAGATGATGCTCGCCCATACTGCTTCTGCTCAAGGAGCCGTCGCGGTGGACAATATCAGCGGTCATCCCCGGACTATTGACTATCGCGCTATTCCAGCGGCGGTCTTCACCCATCCTGAAATTGGCTCTGTGGGCCTGACCGAGCCGCAGGCCAAAGATGCGGGCTATCCGGTCGCTACGGTGCGCTCCTATTTCGGCGGCAACTCCAAGGCCATCGCCCAAAACGAGACCGATGGAGTCTGCAAACTGGTCTGGGATAAGGACACTGGTATCTTGCTCGGGGCGCATATTCTAGGCCCGGAGGCTTCGCTGTTGGTGGCAGAGTGCGCTCAGGCAATTGCCATGCACGCTACCGTCCAAGACTTGGCCCGGATCGTCCACACCCATCCGACGCTGTCGGAAGTGCTCGAAGAAGCCTACAAGCGGGCGAGCGGGGTGTAG
- a CDS encoding PDDEXK nuclease domain-containing protein gives MSDLVESSFNEVVALIQGARQRAFLAVNTALIDLYWQVGEYISHKLASANWGEGVVVQLAHYLAEHHPELKGFTRANLFRMRQLFETYRQDEKVAPLLRQLPWTHHTLLLGRCKRAEEREFYIGLAVREKWSSRELERQLKGALFERMMLSPPKISVALRELHPLAERMFKDSYLLDFLDLPDAHAECDLQKGLIANLKRFLMELGRDFCFVGEEYPLQVGGRDFRLDLLFYHRELQCLVAFELKIDEFQPEYLGKLSFYLEALDRDVKKPHENPSIGVLLCASRDSEVVEYALSRTLSPAMVADYQTKLPDKALLQRKLAEFYELETTRGQG, from the coding sequence ATGAGCGATCTGGTCGAGTCCTCCTTTAATGAAGTGGTTGCGCTGATCCAGGGTGCGCGGCAGCGGGCGTTTCTAGCGGTCAACACGGCGCTGATTGATTTGTATTGGCAAGTCGGGGAGTATATCAGTCATAAGTTAGCAAGTGCTAATTGGGGTGAGGGGGTAGTAGTTCAGCTTGCTCATTATCTGGCTGAGCATCACCCGGAACTTAAGGGTTTTACCCGTGCCAATTTGTTTAGGATGCGGCAGCTTTTCGAGACTTATCGGCAGGATGAAAAAGTCGCGCCACTGCTGCGACAATTGCCTTGGACGCACCATACCCTACTTCTTGGTCGCTGCAAACGAGCTGAAGAACGGGAATTTTATATAGGGTTGGCGGTGCGTGAAAAATGGTCAAGCCGTGAGCTTGAACGACAATTAAAGGGTGCTCTCTTTGAAAGGATGATGTTATCTCCACCTAAGATTTCAGTAGCACTGAGAGAGTTACATCCATTAGCAGAGCGTATGTTTAAGGATTCTTATCTTCTGGATTTCTTGGATCTCCCTGATGCCCATGCTGAGTGTGATCTACAAAAAGGGCTGATTGCTAATCTCAAGCGCTTTCTTATGGAGCTAGGGCGCGATTTTTGTTTTGTTGGCGAAGAATATCCGCTGCAAGTGGGTGGGCGAGATTTTCGGCTGGATTTATTGTTTTATCATCGTGAGTTACAGTGTCTGGTAGCTTTTGAACTTAAGATCGATGAGTTCCAGCCGGAGTATTTGGGTAAGTTGTCTTTTTATCTCGAAGCGCTGGACCGGGATGTAAAGAAGCCACATGAGAATCCATCTATTGGGGTGTTGTTGTGTGCAAGTAGGGATAGTGAGGTGGTGGAATATGCTTTGAGTCGGACTCTTTCTCCGGCAATGGTGGCAGATTATCAGACTAAGCTTCCTGATAAAGCTTTGTTGCAACGGAAGCTTGCTGAGTTTTATGAGTTGGAAACTACTAGGGGGCAGGGATGA